One genomic segment of Amycolatopsis sp. WQ 127309 includes these proteins:
- a CDS encoding DinB family protein — translation MFVLPEITTGSERLLLEATMDRQRRAVADTARGLSDTDVRTRLVASLTTPIGLVKHAAMAERRWFQLLLLGLDEAECDGPTTPGDASFVVADSETLDDVIAEFERAAARSREIAARFDLDDTWTHDVLGEVNLRFVYLLLIEDFARHAGHGDILREQLTAR, via the coding sequence GTGTTCGTGCTGCCCGAAATCACCACCGGATCCGAGCGTCTCCTGCTGGAGGCGACGATGGACCGCCAACGCCGCGCCGTCGCCGACACCGCGCGCGGCCTGTCCGACACCGACGTCCGGACGCGGCTCGTCGCGTCCCTGACCACGCCGATCGGCCTCGTCAAGCACGCCGCGATGGCCGAACGCCGCTGGTTCCAGCTCCTGCTGCTGGGCCTCGACGAGGCCGAGTGCGACGGGCCCACGACCCCGGGCGACGCCAGTTTCGTCGTCGCCGACAGTGAAACCCTCGACGACGTGATCGCCGAGTTCGAGCGGGCCGCCGCACGCTCACGCGAGATCGCGGCCCGCTTCGACCTCGACGACACCTGGACCCACGACGTCCTCGGCGAGGTCAACCTCCGGTTCGTCTACCTGCTGCTGATCGAGGACTTCGCCCGCCACGCCGGGCACGGCGACATCCTCCGAGAGCAGCTCACCGCGCGCTGA
- a CDS encoding ABC transporter ATP-binding protein: MTSDAPSLRVEQLRVAYDDRVVIDGLDLDIPPGEITAIIGANACGKSTLLRTLARLLTPKAGGVYLDGRSIHDLPTREVAQRLGILPQAPVAPEGMTVADLVGRGRAPHQSWWRQWSTSDEGAVHDALAATGMTDLADRPVGELSGGQRQRAWIAMAVAQGTPVLLLDEPTTYLDLAHQIDVLDLVVDLNRDEGRTVVMVLHDLPQACRYADHVIAMKAGRIAAAGKPVEVITEELVEEVFDVRCQVTPDPISGTPMVIPISRHHPAPLS; this comes from the coding sequence ATGACATCCGACGCCCCCTCGCTGCGGGTGGAGCAGCTCCGGGTCGCCTACGACGACCGGGTGGTCATCGACGGCCTCGACCTCGACATCCCGCCGGGTGAGATCACCGCGATCATCGGCGCCAACGCCTGCGGGAAGTCGACGCTGCTGCGCACCCTGGCCCGGCTGCTGACGCCGAAAGCGGGCGGGGTCTACCTCGACGGCCGGTCGATCCACGACCTGCCGACTCGCGAGGTCGCCCAGCGCCTCGGCATCCTCCCGCAGGCCCCGGTGGCGCCGGAGGGCATGACGGTGGCCGACCTCGTCGGCCGCGGCCGCGCCCCGCACCAGAGCTGGTGGCGGCAGTGGTCCACTTCGGACGAAGGCGCGGTGCACGACGCGCTGGCGGCGACCGGGATGACCGACCTGGCCGACCGGCCGGTCGGCGAGCTGTCCGGCGGACAGCGCCAGCGCGCGTGGATCGCGATGGCCGTCGCGCAGGGCACGCCGGTGCTGCTGCTGGACGAGCCGACGACCTACCTCGACCTGGCGCACCAGATCGACGTGCTCGACCTGGTCGTCGACCTCAACCGCGACGAGGGCCGCACGGTGGTGATGGTGCTGCACGACCTCCCCCAGGCGTGCCGCTACGCCGACCACGTCATCGCGATGAAGGCCGGCCGGATCGCGGCGGCGGGCAAGCCCGTCGAGGTGATCACCGAAGAGCTGGTCGAGGAGGTCTTCGACGTCCGCTGCCAGGTGACCCCGGACCCGATCAGCGGCACGCCGATGGTGATCCCGATCAGCCGCCACCACCCGGCGCCGCTCTCCTGA
- a CDS encoding lysine N(6)-hydroxylase/L-ornithine N(5)-oxygenase family protein translates to MTAEAGEQVPIYDVVGVGFGPSNLALAIALAEHNAGAGKPVTAHFLERQPRFGWHRGMLIDTATMQVSFLKDLVTMRNPTSEFTFLNYLHAAGRLVDFINHKNLFPLRVEFHDYFEWAAAKVDDVVSYGTEVVSVKPVHDGAEVEFFDVQISDGTSLRARNLVMGTGLRAQLPDGVTAGERIWHNSELLFRVERLRGTEPKRFVVVGAGQSAAEVAALLHDEFPHTEICAVFARYGYSPADDSSFANRIFDPEAVDQFYGAGEPVKDRLMRYHGATNYSAVDVELIDELYRRVYREKVLGVERLRLFNVSRPVEVTDTGAAVSATVESLTTGERTVLEADAVVYATGYRPADPTPLLGELGPRCARDDEGRLRVERDYRITTEPALRGGIYLQGGTEHTHGITSSLLSNTAVRVGEILQSIVDRRVVAAPEGEYAVSAR, encoded by the coding sequence ATGACTGCAGAGGCCGGCGAACAGGTCCCGATCTACGACGTCGTCGGGGTGGGTTTCGGACCTTCGAACCTGGCCCTCGCGATCGCGCTGGCCGAGCACAACGCCGGCGCGGGGAAGCCGGTGACCGCGCACTTCCTGGAGCGGCAACCCCGGTTCGGCTGGCACCGCGGGATGCTGATCGACACCGCGACGATGCAGGTCTCCTTCCTCAAGGACCTGGTCACGATGCGGAACCCGACCAGCGAGTTCACCTTCCTCAACTACCTGCACGCCGCCGGGCGGCTGGTGGACTTCATCAACCACAAGAACCTCTTCCCGCTGCGGGTCGAGTTCCACGACTACTTCGAGTGGGCGGCGGCGAAGGTCGACGACGTCGTCTCGTACGGCACCGAAGTCGTGTCCGTGAAGCCGGTCCACGACGGTGCGGAGGTCGAGTTCTTCGACGTCCAGATCTCCGACGGCACCTCGCTGCGGGCCCGGAACCTGGTCATGGGCACCGGGTTGCGGGCGCAGCTGCCCGACGGCGTCACCGCGGGCGAGCGGATCTGGCACAACAGCGAGCTGCTCTTCCGCGTCGAACGCCTGCGCGGCACCGAGCCGAAGCGGTTCGTCGTGGTCGGCGCCGGGCAGAGCGCCGCCGAAGTGGCCGCCCTGCTGCACGACGAGTTCCCGCACACCGAGATCTGCGCGGTGTTCGCGCGCTACGGCTACAGCCCGGCCGACGACAGCTCGTTCGCCAACCGGATCTTCGACCCGGAGGCCGTCGACCAGTTCTACGGCGCGGGTGAACCGGTCAAGGACCGCCTGATGCGCTACCACGGCGCGACGAACTACTCCGCGGTCGACGTCGAGCTGATCGACGAGCTCTACCGCCGCGTCTACCGCGAGAAGGTGCTGGGCGTGGAGCGGCTGCGGCTGTTCAACGTCTCCCGCCCGGTCGAGGTGACCGACACCGGCGCGGCCGTCTCGGCGACGGTCGAGTCGCTCACGACGGGCGAGCGCACGGTCCTGGAAGCCGACGCCGTCGTCTACGCGACCGGCTACCGCCCCGCCGACCCGACGCCGCTGCTCGGCGAGCTGGGTCCGCGGTGCGCGCGTGACGACGAGGGCCGGCTGCGCGTCGAGCGCGACTACCGCATCACGACGGAACCCGCCCTGCGCGGCGGCATCTACCTGCAGGGCGGGACCGAGCACACGCACGGCATCACGTCGTCGCTGCTGTCCAACACCGCGGTGCGGGTGGGCGAGATCCTGCAGTCCATTGTGGACCGCCGGGTGGTCGCGGCGCCGGAGGGGGAGTACGCGGTCAGCGCGCGGTGA